In Mus musculus strain 129S7/SvEvBrd-Hprt-b-m2 chromosome 4 genomic contig, GRCm38.p6 alternate locus group 129S7/SvEvBrd-Hprt-b-m2 129S7/SVEVBRD-HPRT-B-M2_MMCHR4_CTG6, a genomic segment contains:
- the Mup6 gene encoding major urinary protein (Mup)-like precursor, translating into MKLLLLCLGLILVCVHAEEASSMGRNFNVEKINGEWYTIILASDKRAKIEEHGIMRLFVEHIHVLENSLGFKFHTVIDEECSEIFLVADKTEKAGEYSVTYDGFKKFTVLKTDYDNYIMFHLINEMNGETFQLMSLYGREPDLNSDIKEKFVKLCEEHGIIRENIIDFTKTNRCLQARE; encoded by the exons atgaagctgctgctgctgtgtttgggACTGATCCTAGTCTGTGTCCATGCAGAAGAAGCTAGTTCTATGGGAAGGAACTTTAATGTAGAAAAG ATTAATGGGGAGTGGTATACTATTATCCTGGCCTCTGACAAAAGAGCAAAGATAGAAGAACATGGCATCATGAGACTTTTTGTGGAGCACATTCATGTCTTGGAGAATTCCTTAGGTTTTAAATTCCATACTGT TATAGATGAAGAGTGCTCCGAAATATTTTTGGTTGctgacaaaacagaaaaggctGGTGAATATTCTGTGACAT ATGATGGATTCAAAAAATTTACAGTACTTAAGACAGACTATGATAATTATATTATGTTTCATCTCATTAATGAAATGAATGGGGAAACCTTCCAGCTGATGTCGCTCTATG GCCGAGAACCAGATTTGAATTCAGATATCAAAGAAAAGTTTGTAAAACTTTGTGAGGAGCATGGAATCATTAGAGAGAATATCATTGACTTCACCAAAACCA ATCGCTGCCTCCAGGCCCGAGAATGA